A genomic segment from Paenibacillus sp. encodes:
- a CDS encoding amidohydrolase family protein translates to MRVDAHQHFWNLQLVDYPWLRPEHGPIYRTIEPAELEPQLRAAGIDKTVLVQSANSAEDTDYMLRQAEQYEWIGGVVGWVPLLEPKEAEQRLKRFSKHSLFKGVRHLIHDEPDPDWVLQEPVIEGLRALSAYGMTFDVVAVFPNHLKHVPTLAERVPDLKLVIDHLAKPPIRQKGWEPWAEQLARAAEYPNVYAKISGLNTAAGEGWTADDLKPYIDFAMSRFGANRLMFGSDWPVSLLSDDYMRVWTETNRALSGYSGAELAAVFGKTAATFYNL, encoded by the coding sequence ATGAGAGTGGATGCGCATCAACATTTCTGGAACCTACAGCTGGTTGACTATCCTTGGCTGCGGCCCGAACACGGCCCGATCTACCGAACGATCGAGCCGGCGGAGCTGGAGCCTCAATTAAGAGCTGCCGGCATCGATAAGACGGTGCTGGTCCAATCCGCGAACTCGGCGGAGGATACCGACTACATGCTGCGCCAAGCGGAGCAATACGAGTGGATCGGGGGAGTCGTGGGGTGGGTCCCCCTGCTTGAACCGAAGGAAGCGGAGCAACGGCTGAAGCGATTCTCGAAGCATTCCTTGTTTAAAGGAGTTCGCCATTTGATTCACGACGAACCCGACCCGGACTGGGTTTTGCAGGAACCGGTCATCGAGGGACTGCGGGCGCTCTCCGCTTACGGCATGACGTTCGACGTCGTGGCGGTGTTTCCGAATCATCTGAAGCATGTACCGACGCTCGCGGAACGCGTGCCGGACTTAAAACTCGTCATCGACCATCTCGCGAAACCCCCGATTCGGCAGAAAGGGTGGGAGCCGTGGGCGGAGCAGCTCGCGCGAGCAGCGGAATATCCGAATGTGTACGCGAAAATTTCCGGGTTAAATACGGCGGCGGGAGAAGGCTGGACGGCTGACGATTTGAAGCCGTACATCGATTTCGCCATGAGCCGATTCGGCGCAAACCGGCTCATGTTCGGAAGCGACTGGCCGGTATCGCTGCTCAGCGACGATTACATGCGGGTTTGGACGGAAACGAACCGCGCGCTATCGGGGTATTCCGGAGCGGAGCTGGCCGCGGTGTTCGGCAAGACGGCCGCTACATTTTACAACCTTTGA
- a CDS encoding CaiB/BaiF CoA-transferase family protein has product MKPLEGLVVLDFSQFLSGPSAALRLADLGARVIKVERPDGGDLCRRLYISDLELDGDSTLFHSINRNKLSFSANLKEPNDLAAVRRLIAKADVLIQNFRPGVMEKIGLDYERVKAINPRIVYGVVTGYGKEGPWKNKPGQDLLVQSLSGLTWLSGDDDQGPVPFGLAVADMMAGAHLVQGILACLVRRGVAGMGGLVEVSLLESILDTQFEVLTTHLNDGGRLPQRSRVRNAHAYLGAPYGIYATKDGYIAIAMNPVGRLGELLACPELAAFDDPNTWFTRRDDIKTALQEHLRTNTTAHWLSVLEPADIWCSDVLDWDRLLRHEAFRALEMVQSVSRTNGATMKTTRCPIRIDGEMYTSPVGSPKIGEHNDSLTEEFGLRP; this is encoded by the coding sequence ATGAAGCCGCTCGAAGGTCTTGTCGTTCTCGATTTCAGCCAATTTCTGTCCGGACCGTCCGCGGCGCTTCGGCTTGCCGATTTAGGAGCTCGGGTGATTAAAGTCGAACGGCCCGACGGCGGGGATCTGTGCCGTAGGCTGTATATTTCGGATTTGGAGCTCGACGGAGACAGCACGCTGTTCCATTCGATCAACCGCAATAAGCTGAGCTTCTCCGCGAATTTGAAGGAACCGAACGATTTGGCGGCCGTGCGCCGGTTGATCGCCAAAGCGGATGTGCTGATCCAAAATTTCCGTCCCGGCGTCATGGAGAAGATCGGCCTCGATTACGAACGCGTCAAGGCGATCAACCCGCGCATCGTATACGGCGTCGTTACCGGCTACGGCAAAGAGGGGCCTTGGAAAAACAAGCCGGGTCAAGATTTGCTCGTTCAGTCTTTGTCGGGACTGACTTGGCTCTCCGGCGACGACGATCAAGGGCCGGTGCCGTTCGGACTGGCCGTCGCGGATATGATGGCGGGGGCGCATCTCGTGCAGGGCATCCTCGCCTGCTTGGTTCGCCGCGGCGTCGCCGGCATGGGCGGTCTGGTGGAGGTCAGCTTGCTGGAGTCGATCCTCGATACCCAGTTCGAGGTGCTGACCACCCACTTGAACGACGGCGGACGGCTGCCGCAGCGCAGCCGGGTTCGGAACGCACACGCTTATTTGGGCGCGCCGTACGGCATTTACGCCACGAAGGACGGCTATATCGCGATCGCCATGAACCCGGTCGGGCGTCTCGGGGAGCTGCTGGCGTGTCCGGAGCTTGCCGCATTCGACGACCCGAACACATGGTTTACGCGGCGCGACGACATCAAGACGGCGCTGCAGGAGCATCTGCGAACGAACACGACGGCGCATTGGCTTTCCGTTCTCGAACCGGCGGACATTTGGTGCTCCGACGTTCTGGATTGGGACCGGCTGTTGCGGCATGAGGCTTTCCGGGCGCTTGAGATGGTGCAGAGCGTGTCGCGGACGAACGGCGCGACGATGAAGACGACGCGCTGCCCGATTCGAATCGACGGCGAAATGTATACGTCGCCCGTCGGTTCGCCGAAAATCGGGGAACACAATGATAGCCTGACCGAAGAATTCGGGCTCCGGCCGTAG
- a CDS encoding extracellular solute-binding protein: MVVHLKGITWNHTRGYVPMVATSQRYSEMHPDVRMTWEKRSLQEFADYPISTLTGQYDLIVIDHPWAGFAANQRALVDLAAHLPDEFLEDQRKHSVGASHPSYLFNGYQSALAIDAATPVSSRRADLMEREGFEPPSTWEELLELADAGKVVLPGIPIDTLMNFYMFCLAVGEEPFVSEEQVVSRETAAEALDTYRELIAKCTERIFDWNPIAVYEAMTQTDEWLYCPFAYGYSNYSRPGYARRVLDFGDLVAFRSSGPLRSTLGGTGIAISAETPHLQAALDYVRYVASPEIQRTLYAESGGQPGHCSAWLDEETNRRSRNYFLATYPALERAYLRPRYDGYLQFQDHAGAVVQEYLRYGGSVDRVMDRLNRLYAESIRSGKEAPR; encoded by the coding sequence ATGGTCGTACATCTGAAAGGAATCACCTGGAACCATACGCGCGGCTACGTGCCGATGGTCGCCACCTCGCAGCGGTATTCGGAGATGCATCCGGACGTGCGGATGACGTGGGAAAAGCGGTCGCTGCAGGAATTCGCCGATTATCCGATTTCCACGCTGACCGGACAATATGATTTGATCGTAATCGATCATCCCTGGGCGGGCTTTGCGGCCAATCAACGCGCGCTGGTCGATCTGGCGGCCCATCTGCCGGACGAGTTTTTGGAAGATCAGCGCAAGCACTCCGTCGGCGCGTCGCATCCCAGCTACCTTTTCAACGGATATCAATCGGCGCTGGCGATCGATGCGGCGACTCCGGTGTCCAGCAGGAGAGCGGATTTGATGGAGCGGGAAGGTTTCGAACCTCCGTCCACCTGGGAGGAGCTGCTGGAGCTGGCCGACGCCGGGAAGGTCGTGCTGCCGGGCATTCCGATCGACACCCTGATGAATTTCTACATGTTTTGCCTGGCGGTCGGGGAGGAACCGTTCGTCTCCGAAGAGCAAGTCGTCAGCCGCGAAACCGCAGCCGAAGCGTTAGACACGTATCGCGAGCTGATTGCGAAATGCACCGAACGGATCTTCGACTGGAACCCGATAGCCGTATACGAGGCGATGACCCAAACCGACGAGTGGCTGTATTGCCCCTTCGCGTACGGGTATTCGAACTATTCGCGCCCCGGTTACGCGAGACGCGTGCTCGACTTCGGCGATCTCGTTGCGTTCCGCTCGTCCGGTCCGCTGCGCAGCACGCTGGGCGGCACGGGCATCGCGATTTCGGCCGAGACGCCGCATCTGCAGGCCGCGCTCGATTATGTTCGGTACGTTGCGTCCCCGGAAATCCAACGGACGCTGTACGCGGAGAGCGGCGGACAGCCCGGCCATTGTTCCGCGTGGCTGGACGAAGAAACGAACCGCCGATCCCGCAACTATTTCCTAGCCACCTATCCGGCGCTTGAGCGCGCCTACCTTCGCCCGAGATATGACGGGTATTTGCAATTCCAAGACCATGCCGGAGCGGTGGTTCAGGAGTATCTGAGGTACGGCGGTTCGGTCGACCGAGTCATGGATCGGTTGAACCGCCTGTACGCCGAGTCGATTCGGTCGGGGAAGGAGGCGCCGCGATGA
- a CDS encoding DUF5703 domain-containing protein, translating to MDYEAILQSYEVEWTTPSGDSSGSMPVGGCDVGLNVWVEGGDVLFYFSRSGTIDENGQMLKLGRCRLRLTPSPFRPGGAFRQTLKLRQGEIVIAAGEEGNETLLSIWVEPDRPVIHAEVRSESPIMLEACYESWRFEPRQVTDRDPCSTLIGYPGDVYTLPDSVFWEENGIVFYHRNDPAELKFDQEVALQQLEAYRSVIHHPTKDLTFGGVLTGDGMSPYRQVHDAYAGIPYRGWALRSETPERSHHVAIRLHTAQTPNPQEWRRQLQRSMEGDRDLEAAREARLQWWAEFWRRSYIAIRPQRPDPNDPVWQVGRNYQLFRFMLACNAYGAEPTKFNGGLFTFDPVYVRENYRGETPDFRRWGGSTFTAQNQRLVYWPMLKSGDFDMMAPQFEFYRKALDTAELRSRVYWGHEGCAFAEQLNHTGLPTGREYGWSRSPDVEPGVEDNAYVNYEYVHQLDFAFMIIQHYRYSGREIGPYMRFVDSAVRFFDRHYRYRHKSETGRELDENGHLVIAPSTALETFKNATNPADVIAGLTAVLQELLQLPEALADSAAKREWLDMLRRVPPLPYEEKEGKRTIAPAASWTHVQNVELPQLYPVFPFRMYGIGRPDLNTAIHTWQHSVYHSQHRNHVSWHQGNIFTAMLGLTEEAAEFAVKKLADGPHRFPAFWGPGHDWTPDHNWGGSGMIGLQEMLMQTCGRTIYLLPAWPDGWDVDFKLHAPYQTVVEGSYRNGRLQIRSVQPESRRSDIVVMRRTRA from the coding sequence ATGGATTACGAAGCGATTTTACAATCCTACGAGGTCGAATGGACAACGCCGAGCGGCGACTCTTCCGGTTCGATGCCGGTCGGCGGCTGCGACGTCGGGCTTAACGTTTGGGTAGAAGGCGGGGATGTGCTCTTCTACTTCTCCCGAAGCGGGACGATCGACGAGAACGGCCAAATGCTGAAGCTGGGCCGCTGTCGTCTGCGCTTGACGCCCAGCCCGTTCCGCCCCGGAGGCGCGTTCCGTCAAACGCTGAAGCTGCGGCAGGGCGAGATCGTCATCGCCGCCGGCGAGGAAGGGAACGAGACGCTCCTCTCGATATGGGTGGAGCCGGATCGCCCGGTCATTCACGCGGAAGTGCGGTCGGAATCGCCGATTATGCTCGAAGCGTGCTACGAAAGCTGGCGATTCGAACCAAGGCAGGTGACGGATCGGGATCCCTGTTCGACGTTGATCGGCTACCCGGGGGACGTCTATACGCTCCCTGACAGCGTCTTCTGGGAAGAGAACGGCATCGTTTTTTACCATCGGAACGATCCCGCCGAGCTGAAGTTCGATCAGGAAGTCGCACTTCAGCAGCTCGAAGCCTATCGATCGGTCATTCATCACCCGACCAAGGATCTCACGTTCGGCGGAGTGCTTACGGGCGACGGAATGTCGCCGTACCGTCAGGTGCACGACGCCTATGCGGGAATCCCTTATCGGGGCTGGGCGCTTCGAAGCGAGACGCCGGAGCGGTCCCACCATGTCGCGATTCGCCTGCATACGGCGCAGACGCCGAATCCACAGGAGTGGCGGCGGCAGCTGCAGCGCTCGATGGAAGGCGACCGGGACCTTGAGGCGGCTAGGGAAGCGCGTCTGCAGTGGTGGGCCGAGTTTTGGCGGCGCAGCTATATCGCGATTCGTCCGCAGCGGCCGGACCCGAACGATCCGGTTTGGCAGGTCGGGCGGAACTACCAATTGTTTCGGTTCATGCTCGCTTGCAATGCGTACGGCGCGGAGCCGACCAAGTTTAACGGCGGCTTGTTCACTTTCGATCCGGTGTACGTGAGGGAAAACTACCGCGGCGAGACGCCGGACTTCAGGCGCTGGGGAGGGAGCACGTTTACCGCGCAAAATCAGCGGCTCGTCTACTGGCCGATGCTGAAAAGCGGAGACTTCGACATGATGGCGCCTCAATTCGAATTTTACCGCAAAGCGCTGGATACCGCGGAGCTGCGCAGCCGGGTCTATTGGGGCCACGAAGGCTGCGCCTTCGCCGAGCAGCTGAATCATACGGGATTGCCGACCGGAAGGGAATACGGCTGGAGCCGATCCCCCGATGTCGAGCCGGGCGTGGAGGACAACGCCTATGTGAACTACGAATACGTCCATCAGCTCGACTTCGCCTTCATGATAATTCAGCATTACCGCTACAGCGGGCGCGAGATCGGGCCTTATATGCGATTCGTGGACAGCGCCGTCCGATTTTTCGATAGGCATTACCGTTACCGGCATAAGAGTGAGACGGGTCGAGAGTTAGACGAGAACGGGCATCTGGTCATCGCTCCGTCCACGGCGCTCGAGACGTTCAAGAACGCGACGAACCCCGCGGACGTCATCGCCGGGCTGACCGCCGTACTGCAGGAGCTGCTGCAGCTTCCCGAGGCGTTGGCGGATTCCGCGGCGAAGCGGGAATGGCTCGACATGCTTCGCCGCGTCCCTCCGCTGCCTTACGAGGAGAAGGAGGGGAAACGTACGATCGCGCCGGCCGCTTCTTGGACGCATGTGCAGAACGTGGAGCTGCCGCAGCTGTACCCGGTGTTTCCGTTCCGCATGTACGGGATCGGGCGGCCCGACTTGAACACGGCGATCCATACGTGGCAGCACAGCGTGTACCATTCGCAGCACAGAAACCACGTCAGCTGGCATCAAGGCAATATTTTTACGGCGATGCTGGGGTTGACGGAGGAAGCGGCCGAATTCGCCGTCAAAAAATTGGCCGACGGTCCCCACCGGTTCCCGGCGTTCTGGGGGCCCGGCCACGATTGGACGCCCGACCACAACTGGGGCGGCTCCGGCATGATCGGTCTGCAGGAGATGCTTATGCAGACCTGCGGCAGAACGATTTATTTACTGCCGGCGTGGCCTGACGGTTGGGATGTCGATTTCAAGCTCCATGCGCCATACCAGACTGTGGTGGAGGGCAGCTACCGGAACGGGCGGCTTCAGATCAGGAGCGTTCAGCCCGAATCGCGCCGCAGCGACATCGTGGTGATGAGACGGACGCGCGCGTAG
- a CDS encoding MaoC family dehydratase: protein MFRSIFFEDYEIGAVRETMGRTITETDIVIHAGQTGDFYPHHMDAEWCKTQPFRQRIAHGTLIFSVGIGLTAGEINPEAMSYGYDRLRFIKPVYIGDTISVKVTIKEKKEHPKRPDHGIVSELCEIRNQHGDIVLACEHLLLVKKTG, encoded by the coding sequence ATGTTTCGGTCCATATTTTTCGAAGATTATGAGATCGGCGCGGTTCGCGAAACGATGGGCAGAACGATCACGGAGACCGACATCGTGATACATGCCGGGCAAACGGGGGACTTCTACCCGCATCATATGGATGCGGAATGGTGCAAGACGCAGCCTTTCCGGCAGCGCATCGCGCACGGCACCTTGATTTTCAGCGTCGGTATCGGTCTGACGGCGGGAGAGATCAACCCGGAGGCCATGTCTTACGGGTATGACCGGCTCCGCTTCATTAAGCCGGTATACATCGGAGACACGATCTCGGTGAAGGTGACGATTAAGGAAAAGAAGGAGCATCCGAAACGGCCGGATCACGGTATCGTCAGCGAGCTTTGCGAGATTCGAAATCAGCACGGCGACATCGTGTTGGCGTGCGAGCATTTGTTATTGGTCAAGAAAACGGGCTAA
- a CDS encoding carbohydrate ABC transporter permease, with product MVSNRTEFAGERGAASLRSRTNIRETAGDRLFLAGIYVLLSVVLLVVLYPLIYIVSSSLSSPMAVSSGRVWLLPVEFSLEGYRVVFRNDQVINGYMNSLFYAFFGTIISVTLTVLLAYPLSRKTFFGRTGLMMFIIFTMLFNGGLIPLYMVVKGLGLIDTRWALLIPQAIAVWQVIIARTFFQTSIPDELAESGEIDGCSDLRFLWSVVLPLSKPILAVLVLMYAVGQWNAYFDALLYLKSDALHPLQLVLRNILILNTTSGGNLEASEMLQRQQMADLMKYSLIVVASLPVLLIYPFVQRYFVQGMLIGSVKG from the coding sequence ATGGTAAGCAATCGAACCGAATTCGCAGGCGAAAGGGGGGCGGCGTCCTTGCGCAGCCGAACCAACATTCGAGAGACGGCGGGGGACCGGTTGTTTCTTGCAGGCATCTACGTGCTGCTCTCCGTCGTATTGCTTGTCGTCCTGTATCCGCTGATCTACATCGTAAGCTCTTCGCTCAGCAGCCCCATGGCGGTCTCTTCGGGCCGGGTATGGCTGCTTCCGGTCGAGTTCAGTCTCGAAGGCTACAGAGTGGTATTCCGGAACGATCAAGTGATCAACGGCTACATGAATTCTTTGTTTTACGCCTTCTTCGGCACGATCATCAGCGTCACGCTTACGGTGCTTCTCGCTTATCCGCTGTCCCGGAAAACGTTCTTCGGCCGAACCGGGCTGATGATGTTCATCATTTTCACGATGCTGTTCAACGGCGGTCTGATTCCGCTTTATATGGTCGTGAAGGGACTCGGTCTGATCGATACGCGCTGGGCGCTCTTGATTCCGCAAGCGATCGCGGTGTGGCAGGTCATTATCGCCAGAACGTTCTTCCAAACGTCGATCCCCGACGAGCTGGCCGAATCCGGCGAGATCGACGGCTGCAGCGATCTAAGGTTCCTCTGGAGCGTCGTGCTTCCGCTTTCCAAGCCGATTCTGGCGGTGCTTGTGCTGATGTACGCCGTCGGACAATGGAATGCGTATTTCGATGCGCTGCTGTATTTGAAATCGGATGCGCTGCACCCGCTGCAGCTCGTGCTCCGCAATATTTTGATTCTGAACACGACCAGCGGCGGCAATCTCGAGGCGTCGGAGATGCTCCAGAGGCAGCAGATGGCCGATCTGATGAAATATTCGCTGATCGTCGTCGCCAGTTTGCCGGTGCTCCTGATTTATCCGTTCGTACAGCGGTATTTCGTTCAAGGCATGCTGATCGGTTCCGTTAAGGGATAA
- a CDS encoding Gfo/Idh/MocA family oxidoreductase codes for MQSEALRQILHLDYAPKLPQDKTKGIGIVGAGEIVKTCHLPAYRMAGFNVVGVFDSDLGRAEALARQFGIPKSYRSLEELLSDRSVQFADIAVPAKYQPRIAAEAAAAGKHVLCQKPLAEQYAEAAALVTAFSKAGVKGAVNQQMRWAPSMGASRTIVSRGWIGEPVQASIQVNVRTQWEQWEWLTRMETLEIMYHSLHYLDAIRYVLGLVPESIYADGARFPGQPYVGETRTLLHIKFPGEARGLVFDSHNNRQPQDDWFATFRFEGTEGVVKGTNGALYNYPVGREDTLSFYSERLAAGYLFTPALEGRWFPHAFMGPMSELMLSVEENREPSNSLRDNLTTLKMVFAAYRSMEENRAVRLAEIE; via the coding sequence ATGCAATCCGAGGCGCTCCGTCAGATCCTCCATCTGGATTACGCTCCTAAGCTTCCGCAGGACAAAACGAAAGGAATCGGCATCGTAGGGGCGGGAGAAATCGTAAAAACCTGTCATCTGCCCGCTTACCGCATGGCGGGGTTCAACGTCGTCGGCGTGTTCGATTCCGACTTGGGCCGAGCGGAGGCGCTCGCCCGGCAATTCGGTATCCCGAAGTCGTATCGATCGCTGGAAGAGCTGCTAAGCGACCGCAGCGTCCAGTTCGCGGATATCGCCGTACCCGCCAAATACCAGCCGCGGATTGCCGCCGAAGCCGCCGCCGCCGGAAAACACGTGCTGTGCCAAAAGCCGCTGGCGGAGCAGTATGCGGAAGCGGCCGCGCTCGTCACCGCCTTCTCCAAGGCGGGAGTGAAAGGGGCCGTCAATCAGCAGATGCGCTGGGCTCCGTCGATGGGTGCGAGCCGAACCATCGTCAGCCGGGGGTGGATCGGCGAGCCGGTCCAAGCCTCCATTCAGGTTAACGTAAGAACGCAGTGGGAGCAGTGGGAGTGGCTGACCCGTATGGAGACGCTGGAGATCATGTATCACAGTTTGCATTATTTGGACGCCATTCGGTATGTGCTCGGCCTCGTTCCGGAATCGATCTACGCCGACGGCGCTCGCTTCCCCGGTCAGCCATATGTCGGGGAAACCCGGACGCTCCTGCATATTAAATTCCCCGGGGAAGCCCGCGGCCTCGTTTTCGACAGCCACAACAACCGCCAACCTCAAGACGATTGGTTTGCGACATTTCGGTTCGAAGGGACGGAGGGGGTCGTGAAAGGAACGAACGGGGCGCTTTACAACTATCCCGTGGGGCGGGAAGATACGCTGAGCTTTTATTCCGAGCGGCTGGCTGCGGGGTACTTATTTACGCCTGCGTTGGAGGGACGTTGGTTTCCTCACGCGTTCATGGGGCCGATGAGCGAGTTGATGCTGTCGGTCGAGGAAAATCGGGAGCCCTCGAACAGCTTGCGGGATAATCTCACTACGCTGAAGATGGTATTCGCGGCTTACCGCTCCATGGAGGAAAACCGCGCGGTGCGGCTCGCGGAAATCGAATAG
- a CDS encoding ABC transporter substrate-binding protein: protein MVNMKRSLVLLLTLAFALAGCAGGGTQEAAGGADSAPNSGDAGAAGPVKIRVFMPQDAKTDLETNAFTKHVEEKFNIDFEITTTTFDGTASAEKRKIALASGDYPDLFLLIAWLDKFSQAELLQYGKQGVLLPLNDLIKAHAPNIQKVLDEHPYYKAMATAPDGNIYGLPQLIECYHCSYPAKMWINTDWLETLNLNMPTTPEEFKQVLTAFKTQDPNGNGQADEIPLSGTIAWPETLPIPFFMNGFIYDNSTNRLLLRDGKVDYAANKPEFRDGLAYIASLYKEGLIDPGTFSQNAEAYQQLGNNASAPILGAGPAMHPNVLVSDQNYTKSYDPVPPLKGPNTAHATYSFPSTPGGSFVLTNKASEEAQVAAIKLVDYLFTQEGQILGYFGKEDVDWRKPSEGDKALNEEAEPLLVPIPDTPNQTPDNTGWGPIAQFHQPKSFRDGWVQGDDIYVLSGYERRLQQATQLYDGAEPDEVFPHWAVWIDPAVADEFAMLETNIKDYVEQNSLQFITGSKNLDTEWDAYVEGLEKLNLKRYLEIMQQAYDNAEF, encoded by the coding sequence ATGGTCAATATGAAAAGATCGCTTGTCCTGTTGTTGACGCTTGCCTTCGCGCTGGCGGGCTGCGCCGGCGGCGGGACGCAGGAAGCTGCCGGCGGCGCGGACTCGGCGCCGAACTCGGGAGACGCCGGCGCTGCCGGGCCGGTGAAAATTCGCGTGTTTATGCCGCAGGACGCCAAGACGGATTTGGAAACGAACGCCTTCACGAAGCACGTCGAGGAGAAGTTCAATATCGATTTCGAGATTACGACGACGACGTTCGACGGAACCGCTTCCGCGGAAAAGCGAAAAATCGCGCTCGCGAGCGGCGATTATCCGGACCTGTTCCTTCTGATCGCTTGGCTGGATAAATTCTCGCAGGCTGAATTGCTGCAGTACGGGAAGCAGGGCGTTCTTCTTCCGCTGAACGATTTGATCAAAGCGCACGCGCCGAATATCCAGAAAGTACTGGACGAACACCCTTACTATAAGGCTATGGCTACGGCGCCGGACGGCAATATTTACGGCCTTCCGCAATTGATCGAATGTTATCACTGCTCGTATCCGGCCAAGATGTGGATCAATACCGATTGGCTGGAAACCTTGAATTTGAACATGCCGACGACGCCCGAGGAGTTCAAACAAGTGCTTACCGCGTTCAAAACGCAGGACCCGAACGGAAACGGGCAAGCGGACGAAATTCCGCTCAGCGGTACGATCGCTTGGCCGGAAACGCTTCCGATCCCGTTCTTCATGAACGGATTCATCTACGATAACAGCACCAACCGGCTGCTGCTGCGGGACGGCAAAGTCGATTATGCGGCCAACAAGCCGGAATTCAGAGACGGTCTGGCGTACATCGCCTCGCTCTATAAAGAAGGTTTAATCGATCCGGGCACGTTCTCGCAAAACGCGGAGGCCTACCAACAGCTAGGCAATAACGCGAGCGCGCCGATTCTGGGCGCGGGACCGGCCATGCATCCGAACGTCCTCGTCAGCGACCAGAATTATACGAAATCGTACGACCCCGTGCCGCCGCTGAAGGGGCCGAATACGGCTCATGCCACCTATAGCTTCCCGAGCACCCCAGGGGGTTCGTTCGTCCTGACGAACAAAGCGAGCGAAGAAGCGCAGGTAGCCGCGATCAAGCTCGTCGACTACTTGTTTACGCAGGAAGGCCAAATTCTCGGTTATTTCGGCAAGGAAGACGTGGATTGGAGGAAGCCGTCCGAAGGGGATAAAGCGCTCAACGAAGAAGCGGAGCCGCTGTTGGTGCCGATTCCGGACACGCCGAACCAGACGCCCGATAACACGGGGTGGGGGCCGATCGCGCAATTCCACCAACCGAAGTCGTTCCGGGACGGCTGGGTGCAAGGCGACGATATTTACGTGCTATCGGGATACGAGCGCAGACTTCAGCAGGCGACCCAGCTGTACGATGGCGCGGAGCCGGACGAAGTGTTCCCGCATTGGGCGGTTTGGATCGACCCGGCCGTAGCGGACGAATTCGCGATGCTGGAGACGAATATCAAGGATTATGTGGAACAAAACTCGCTCCAATTCATTACCGGCTCGAAAAATCTCGATACGGAATGGGACGCGTACGTGGAAGGGTTGGAAAAATTGAACCTGAAGCGGTACTTGGAAATTATGCAGCAAGCCTACGACAATGCGGAGTTCTAA
- a CDS encoding ABC transporter permease encodes MMASAETKPRTKTKSDPWTQAAKSFKRHWQLYLLVIPPVLYFVLFKYIPIANAVLAFKDYNVMLGIWGSPWAGLKHFKLFFENPVFWTLIQNTLLISLYHLLIAFPIPIVLALCLNEVRVGFFKKTVQLVTYAPYFISTVVMVSIIILFLSPRLGIVGDLMAAFGMERKDILGDPSLFRSVYVWSDVWQNAGYSAIIYLAALAGVDPSLYEAAKVDGASRWRKMLHIDVPGLLPTATIILILNAGTIMAVGFEKIYLLQNPLNLSVSEIIATYVYKIGLLNANYSFATAVGLFNSVVNLLLLLLVNAVARRVSSNSLW; translated from the coding sequence ATGATGGCCTCAGCCGAAACGAAGCCGCGAACAAAAACCAAATCCGATCCGTGGACACAGGCCGCTAAAAGCTTTAAAAGGCACTGGCAGCTGTACTTGCTCGTCATTCCTCCCGTGCTGTATTTCGTTTTGTTCAAATATATCCCGATCGCCAACGCGGTTCTCGCCTTTAAGGATTACAACGTCATGCTTGGCATTTGGGGCAGCCCGTGGGCGGGACTCAAGCACTTCAAGCTGTTTTTCGAAAATCCGGTGTTCTGGACCCTCATCCAAAATACGCTTTTGATCAGTCTGTATCATTTGCTCATCGCTTTCCCGATTCCGATCGTGCTGGCGCTTTGCCTGAACGAGGTGCGGGTCGGTTTCTTCAAAAAAACGGTACAGCTCGTGACGTACGCTCCGTACTTCATTTCCACCGTAGTGATGGTTTCGATCATCATTTTGTTTCTATCTCCAAGGCTTGGGATCGTGGGCGACCTGATGGCCGCATTCGGCATGGAGCGAAAGGATATCCTGGGCGATCCGTCCCTGTTTCGGTCGGTGTACGTATGGTCCGACGTCTGGCAAAACGCCGGATACTCCGCGATCATCTATTTGGCCGCGTTGGCCGGCGTCGATCCTTCGCTTTACGAAGCCGCCAAAGTCGACGGCGCTTCCCGATGGAGGAAGATGCTCCATATCGATGTACCGGGCCTGCTGCCGACGGCGACGATCATTCTCATCCTGAATGCCGGCACCATCATGGCCGTCGGCTTCGAGAAAATTTACTTGCTGCAAAACCCATTGAACTTGAGCGTATCGGAAATCATCGCCACCTATGTGTATAAAATCGGCTTGCTGAACGCCAATTACAGCTTCGCCACGGCCGTCGGCTTATTTAATTCCGTCGTCAATCTCCTGCTGCTGCTGCTCGTGAACGCGGTCGCCAGGAGAGTTTCCAGCAACAGCTTATGGTAA